The Microcebus murinus isolate Inina chromosome 4, M.murinus_Inina_mat1.0, whole genome shotgun sequence genome has a segment encoding these proteins:
- the RPS13 gene encoding small ribosomal subunit protein uS15 — MGRMHAPGKGLSQSALPYRRSVPTWLKLTSDDVKEQIYKLAKKGLTPSQIGVILRDSHGVAQVRFVTGNKILRILKSKGLAPDLPEDLYHLIKKAVAVRKHLERNRKDKDAKFRLILIESRIHRLARYYKTKRVLPPNWKYESSTASALVA; from the exons ATGGGTCGCATGCATGCTCCCGG GAAGGGCCTGTCCCAGTCGGCTTTGCCCTATCGCCGTAGCGTCCCAACT TGGCTGAAGTTGACGTCTGACGACGTGAAGGAGCAGATTTATAAACTGGCCAAGAAGGGCCTTACTCCCTCACAAATCG GTGTGATCCTGAGGGACTCACATGGCGTTGCACAAGTACGTTTTGTAACAGGAAACAAAATCTTGAGAATCCTTAAGTCTAAAGGACTTGCTCCTGATCTTCCTGAGGATCTCTATCATTTAATTAAGAAAGCGGTTGCTGTTCGAAAGCATCTTGAGAGGAATAGAAAG GATAAGGATGCTAAATTCCGCCTGATTCTGATAGAGAGCCGAATTCATCGATTGGCTCGATATTACAAGACCAAGCGAGTTCTTCCTCCCAATTGGAAGTA tgaGTCATCCACAGCCTCTGCCCTGGTTGCATAA